The following are from one region of the Mesorhizobium sp. B2-8-5 genome:
- a CDS encoding Hsp20 family protein has translation MSRMTPFSSPLLLGFDAMEKTLERLAKSGDSYPPYNIERLNAADGKAERLRITLAVAGFAESDLDVTTEENQLIVRGRQTDDTEREFLHRGIAARQFQRCFVLADGMRVIAAELKNGLLSVDLDRPEAERLVRKINISVKD, from the coding sequence ATGAGTCGAATGACGCCCTTCTCCAGCCCGCTTCTTCTGGGCTTCGATGCCATGGAAAAGACGCTTGAGCGTCTGGCGAAGTCCGGCGACAGCTATCCCCCGTACAATATCGAGCGCCTCAACGCCGCCGACGGCAAGGCCGAAAGGCTGCGCATCACGCTGGCCGTTGCCGGTTTCGCCGAGAGCGACCTCGATGTCACCACGGAGGAGAACCAGCTAATCGTGCGCGGACGTCAGACTGACGACACCGAGCGCGAATTCCTCCACCGCGGCATCGCCGCGCGCCAGTTCCAGCGCTGTTTCGTGCTGGCCGACGGCATGCGGGTGATCGCGGCGGAGCTGAAGAACGGCCTGTTGTCGGTCGATCTCGACCGGCCGGAGGCCGAGCGGCTGGTACGGAAAATAAACATATCGGTGAAAGACTGA
- the lptC gene encoding LPS export ABC transporter periplasmic protein LptC, with protein sequence MLARSDETSDAGEASAPANQGGTRGDAFNRARRHSRRVRVLKFAVPLLAVAIAVAFPVYSYLKAPLSVSVQADGTAFSDGKLVMANPKLNGFTKQKLPYSLTATRATQDVGQQAVIDLEGINARLPVATDNIVSVDAAHGIYNRDANTMDLTSDVSVTTTDGLMAKFKSIFLDMGKGSMKTSNPVDVSRGGSRITADSMSVEDNGRLVVFESRVRVNIDPTALKAAGVNGGEQNASQ encoded by the coding sequence ATGTTGGCGCGATCTGACGAAACGAGCGATGCCGGTGAGGCATCGGCTCCCGCGAACCAAGGCGGCACGCGTGGCGATGCGTTCAACCGCGCCCGGCGGCACTCGCGCCGCGTCCGCGTGCTGAAATTTGCGGTACCGCTGCTCGCGGTCGCGATCGCCGTCGCCTTTCCGGTCTATTCCTACCTCAAAGCGCCGCTGTCGGTATCGGTGCAGGCCGACGGCACGGCGTTTTCCGATGGCAAGCTGGTGATGGCCAATCCGAAGCTCAACGGCTTCACCAAGCAGAAGCTGCCATATTCGCTGACGGCTACCAGGGCGACGCAGGATGTCGGCCAGCAGGCCGTCATCGACCTCGAAGGCATCAACGCCAGACTGCCCGTCGCCACCGACAACATCGTGTCGGTGGATGCCGCGCACGGTATCTACAATCGCGACGCCAACACGATGGATTTGACCAGCGACGTCAGCGTGACGACGACGGACGGCCTGATGGCGAAGTTCAAATCGATCTTCCTAGACATGGGCAAAGGCTCTATGAAGACGAGCAATCCGGTCGACGTCAGCCGTGGCGGGTCGCGCATCACCGCGGACTCGATGTCGGTCGAGGACAATGGCAGGCTCGTGGTCTTCGAGAGCCGGGTTCGCGTCAACATAGATCCAACTGCGCTGAAGGCAGCGGGGGTAAACGGTGGAGAACAGAATGCGTCGCAGTAA
- a CDS encoding amidase, translating into MAMRPVTKHAVPPAGDICRLPAVELAGKIRQRHLSAREVAGAFLDRIEAVNPLVNAVVSLRERADILAEADRADAHLAHGGEAGSLFGLPIAIKDLALTKELRTTFGSPIFADFIPDVDDFFVERVRKAGAIIIGKTNVPEFGLGSNTYNPVFGPTLNAFDPALTAGGSSGGAAVALALDMVPVADGSDFGGSLRNPAAYNNVYGFRPSQGLVPAGPDFDVFHSQMGVEGPMGRNIRDIALLLDEQAGYHPRAPLSYAKEGSFLDGLSAKASGGRIAWLGDLGGHLPTEPGVLDLCEAALARFAAASFRSEALVPDVDFEALWQAFVTLRQASSGCGLKAHYDDPAKRKLLKPEAVWEVEQAMGLTAPQVHAASVRRTSWHRTLLSLFERFDLIALPTAQVFPFDVTTHWPREVAGRPMDSYHRWMQVSAFATLGGCPALSVPAGFDEKGRPMGMQLIGRPRGDLAVLKAGAAYEAILPWTAGAC; encoded by the coding sequence ATGGCCATGCGTCCCGTCACCAAGCACGCAGTGCCGCCGGCCGGCGATATCTGCCGCCTCCCCGCTGTCGAGCTTGCAGGGAAGATCAGGCAGCGCCATTTGTCGGCGCGCGAGGTGGCCGGCGCTTTCCTCGACCGCATCGAGGCGGTGAACCCGCTGGTCAACGCCGTCGTTTCGCTGCGCGAGCGCGCCGATATCCTGGCCGAGGCCGACAGGGCCGATGCTCATCTGGCCCACGGCGGCGAGGCCGGATCGCTCTTCGGCCTGCCGATCGCCATCAAGGACCTCGCCCTGACCAAGGAGCTCAGAACCACCTTCGGCTCGCCGATCTTCGCCGATTTCATCCCCGACGTGGACGATTTCTTCGTCGAGCGCGTCCGCAAGGCCGGCGCCATCATCATCGGCAAGACCAATGTCCCGGAATTCGGGCTGGGCTCCAACACCTACAATCCGGTCTTCGGGCCGACGCTCAACGCCTTCGACCCGGCGCTGACCGCCGGCGGCTCGAGCGGCGGCGCGGCCGTGGCGCTGGCGCTCGACATGGTGCCGGTCGCCGATGGCAGCGACTTCGGCGGCTCGCTGCGCAACCCGGCAGCCTACAACAATGTCTACGGCTTCCGTCCCTCGCAGGGCCTTGTGCCTGCAGGCCCGGACTTCGATGTCTTCCATTCGCAGATGGGCGTCGAAGGGCCGATGGGCCGCAACATTCGCGACATCGCGCTTTTGCTTGATGAACAGGCCGGCTATCACCCGCGCGCGCCGCTGTCATATGCCAAGGAGGGTTCGTTCCTCGACGGCTTGAGCGCGAAAGCGTCCGGCGGCCGCATCGCCTGGCTGGGCGACCTCGGCGGCCACCTGCCGACGGAACCGGGCGTGCTTGACCTTTGCGAGGCCGCGCTTGCCCGCTTCGCCGCTGCATCCTTCCGCAGCGAGGCCCTGGTTCCGGATGTCGATTTCGAGGCGCTCTGGCAGGCCTTTGTCACCTTGCGCCAGGCGAGCAGCGGCTGCGGGCTGAAGGCGCACTACGACGACCCGGCAAAACGCAAACTTCTGAAGCCCGAGGCTGTCTGGGAAGTGGAGCAGGCGATGGGCCTGACCGCGCCGCAGGTCCATGCCGCCAGCGTCCGGCGCACCTCGTGGCACCGAACGCTGCTTTCGCTGTTCGAGCGTTTCGACCTGATCGCGCTGCCGACCGCGCAGGTCTTCCCGTTCGACGTCACGACCCACTGGCCGCGCGAGGTCGCGGGACGACCCATGGACAGCTATCACCGCTGGATGCAGGTCTCCGCCTTCGCCACCCTGGGCGGCTGCCCGGCGCTTAGCGTCCCGGCGGGGTTCGACGAGAAAGGCCGACCCATGGGCATGCAGTTGATCGGCCGCCCACGCGGCGACCTCGCTGTGCTCAAGGCCGGCGCCGCCTATGAGGCGATATTGCCGTGGACGGCGGGCGCCTGCTGA
- the rpoN gene encoding RNA polymerase factor sigma-54, producing MALAAKLQLRQSQSLVMTPQLMQSIRLLQLTHVELERFIDEEIERNPLLERAEPQDDAAGDLSQKSETSPEKDREGDWFEGEMEWSAEAISQKLDSSLENLFPDDPGTSERLGPDLTAQWKSAAGGGAGAASSEGFDVGDMAAAAITLREHVGEQIALASLSPGERLIAGELAEGLDEAGYLRTELDEIAVRLGTDGAAVARVLGVCHTFEPAGLFARDLAECLSLQLAVRDRFDPAMKALVANLELLARRDFQTLKRICGVDEEDLLDMLAEIRALDPRPGLAFSGGASDAIVADVEVRAANDGSWAVELNADTLPRVLVDNVYFARISSHAKDQAEKEFLAECLQNANWLTRSLDQRAKTILKVASEIVRQQDAFLVHGVRHLKPLNLRTVADAIGMHESTVSRVTANKYMLTPRGVFELRYFFTASIASAEGGEAHSSEAVRDRIKQMIDEEKPIDVLSDDAIVDMLKESGVDIARRTVAKYREGMNIPSSVQRRREKRALANAGR from the coding sequence ATGGCGCTGGCAGCCAAACTGCAGCTCAGACAATCCCAGTCGCTGGTGATGACGCCGCAGCTGATGCAGTCGATCCGGCTGCTGCAGCTCACCCATGTCGAGCTCGAGCGCTTCATCGACGAGGAGATCGAGCGCAACCCGCTGCTGGAACGGGCCGAGCCGCAGGACGATGCCGCCGGCGATCTATCCCAGAAAAGCGAGACATCGCCGGAAAAGGACAGAGAAGGCGACTGGTTCGAGGGCGAGATGGAGTGGAGCGCGGAAGCGATCTCGCAAAAGCTCGATTCTTCCCTGGAGAACCTGTTTCCCGACGATCCAGGCACCAGCGAGAGGCTGGGGCCGGATCTCACGGCGCAATGGAAGTCGGCCGCCGGGGGCGGCGCGGGCGCAGCATCGTCCGAGGGGTTCGACGTCGGCGACATGGCCGCGGCCGCCATCACGCTGCGCGAACATGTCGGCGAGCAGATCGCGCTTGCCTCCCTGAGCCCCGGCGAACGCCTTATTGCGGGTGAGCTGGCCGAAGGGCTCGACGAAGCCGGGTACCTGCGCACCGAACTCGACGAGATCGCGGTCCGGCTCGGCACGGACGGCGCGGCGGTGGCGCGGGTGCTTGGCGTCTGCCATACCTTCGAGCCGGCAGGACTTTTCGCGCGCGACCTTGCCGAGTGCCTGTCGCTGCAACTGGCGGTGCGCGACCGGTTCGATCCGGCGATGAAGGCGCTGGTCGCCAACCTCGAGCTTCTGGCGCGGCGGGATTTCCAGACGCTGAAACGCATCTGCGGCGTCGACGAGGAAGACCTGCTCGACATGCTGGCCGAGATCCGCGCGCTCGATCCGCGGCCCGGCCTGGCGTTTTCGGGCGGCGCGAGCGACGCGATCGTCGCCGATGTCGAGGTGCGCGCCGCCAATGACGGCAGCTGGGCGGTGGAGCTCAATGCCGATACGCTGCCGCGCGTGCTGGTGGACAATGTCTATTTCGCCCGCATTTCGAGCCATGCCAAGGACCAGGCGGAAAAAGAGTTTCTCGCCGAATGCCTGCAGAACGCCAACTGGCTGACGCGCAGTCTCGATCAACGGGCCAAGACCATTCTCAAGGTGGCGTCCGAGATCGTGCGGCAACAGGACGCTTTCCTCGTCCATGGCGTGCGTCACCTCAAGCCGCTCAACCTGCGTACGGTGGCCGACGCCATCGGCATGCATGAATCGACGGTCAGCCGCGTCACCGCCAACAAATACATGCTGACGCCGCGCGGCGTTTTCGAGCTGCGCTATTTCTTCACCGCGTCGATTGCCTCCGCGGAAGGCGGCGAAGCGCATTCGTCCGAGGCCGTGCGCGACCGCATCAAGCAGATGATCGACGAGGAAAAGCCCATCGACGTGCTTTCCGACGACGCCATCGTCGACATGCTCAAGGAAAGCGGGGTCGACATCGCGCGCCGCACCGTCGCGAAATATCGCGAAGGCATGAACATTCCCTCGTCGGTGCAGCGGCGGCGGGAGAAGCGGGCGCTCGCGAACGCCGGCCGCTAG
- the ptsN gene encoding PTS IIA-like nitrogen regulatory protein PtsN, which yields MDLSDLISVPAIMPALKANSKKQLLQLLSERASAISGIPEREVFDTILQRERLGSTGVGNGIAIPHGKLAGVKRIAGVFARLETPVDFEALDDQPVDLVFLLLAPEGAGADHLKALSRIARVLRDADTVAKIRGTRDAVAIHALLSDTQASHAA from the coding sequence ATGGATCTCAGTGATCTCATCAGCGTCCCGGCGATCATGCCGGCGTTGAAAGCGAATTCCAAAAAGCAGCTTCTGCAATTGCTGTCGGAGAGGGCCTCGGCGATTTCGGGGATTCCGGAACGGGAGGTGTTCGACACCATCCTGCAGCGCGAGCGGCTGGGCTCGACCGGCGTCGGCAACGGCATCGCCATTCCGCACGGCAAGCTCGCCGGCGTGAAGCGGATCGCCGGCGTCTTCGCCCGACTGGAAACGCCGGTCGATTTCGAGGCGCTCGACGACCAGCCGGTCGACCTGGTGTTCCTGCTGCTTGCGCCGGAAGGCGCCGGCGCCGACCATCTCAAGGCGCTGTCGCGCATCGCGCGCGTGCTGCGCGACGCCGACACGGTGGCCAAGATCAGGGGGACGCGCGACGCGGTGGCGATCCACGCCTTGCTGTCGGACACACAGGCCTCGCACGCGGCCTGA
- a CDS encoding LysE family translocator, with product MSLELYATYVVACIVIILVPGPTVTLIIANSIRHGSRAGLANVAGTQAGLAIMIAIVGIGLNTLIAGMGHWFEWVRLIGAAYLIWMGVQMFRSKGPLNPDGTARKPRGGFFLQGFLVAISNPKTLVFFGAFFPQFIAPQGNYTLQIVVMGLTAMTFAAMSDSTYALAAGRAGRVLSASRVRLMSRISGSFLVGGGLWLAFSKAK from the coding sequence ATGTCGCTGGAACTTTACGCAACCTATGTCGTTGCCTGCATCGTCATCATCCTGGTGCCCGGTCCGACGGTGACGCTGATCATCGCCAACAGCATCCGCCACGGCTCGCGCGCGGGCCTGGCCAACGTCGCCGGCACCCAGGCCGGGCTCGCGATCATGATCGCCATCGTCGGCATCGGCCTCAACACGCTGATCGCCGGCATGGGCCACTGGTTCGAGTGGGTGCGGCTGATCGGCGCCGCCTATCTGATCTGGATGGGCGTGCAGATGTTCCGCTCCAAGGGCCCGCTCAATCCCGACGGAACGGCGAGAAAACCGCGCGGCGGCTTCTTCCTGCAGGGTTTTCTGGTGGCGATCAGCAATCCGAAGACCTTGGTCTTCTTCGGCGCCTTCTTCCCGCAGTTCATCGCGCCGCAGGGCAATTACACGCTACAGATCGTCGTGATGGGCCTGACCGCGATGACCTTCGCCGCCATGTCGGATTCGACCTATGCCCTTGCCGCGGGCCGCGCCGGGCGCGTTCTGTCGGCCAGCCGCGTCAGGCTGATGTCCAGGATCAGCGGCAGCTTCCTGGTCGGCGGCGGGCTATGGCTGGCGTTTTCGAAGGCGAAGTGA
- a CDS encoding LptA/OstA family protein — MRRSKSAWLPGAASALLFLATAHSFAQSSATSQIPGLKLSGDQPIQIESDKLEVRQADSMAVFSGNVTVNQGPTLLKAGKMTVYYVKDANAGKSAAAGASAMTGAANIDHLEVENKVYIKSNDQIATGDTGKFDMKTQVLVLSGKEVVLSQGDNVLKGCKLTVQMKSGLGNVEGCPRVIMMFKPQKQDAQQGASSK, encoded by the coding sequence ATGCGTCGCAGTAAATCCGCATGGCTTCCGGGCGCTGCTTCCGCATTGCTGTTTTTGGCAACGGCGCATTCGTTCGCGCAATCGAGCGCGACCAGCCAGATTCCCGGGCTCAAGCTGTCGGGTGACCAGCCGATCCAGATCGAAAGCGACAAGCTCGAGGTCCGCCAGGCCGACAGCATGGCCGTGTTCAGCGGCAATGTGACGGTTAATCAGGGGCCGACCCTGCTCAAGGCCGGCAAGATGACGGTCTACTATGTCAAGGATGCCAATGCCGGCAAAAGTGCCGCGGCAGGCGCATCGGCGATGACGGGCGCCGCCAATATCGACCATCTCGAGGTCGAGAACAAAGTCTACATCAAATCGAACGACCAGATCGCCACCGGCGACACCGGCAAATTCGACATGAAGACGCAGGTGCTGGTGCTTTCCGGCAAGGAAGTGGTGCTGTCGCAGGGCGACAATGTGCTCAAGGGCTGCAAGCTCACCGTGCAGATGAAGAGCGGCCTCGGCAATGTCGAAGGCTGTCCTCGCGTCATCATGATGTTCAAGCCGCAGAAACAGGACGCGCAGCAGGGAGCGTCGAGCAAGTAA
- a CDS encoding ribokinase — MIIVVGSINLDLIANVDRLPAPGETVRGSGFATAPGGKGANQALAAARAGAQVRMVGAVGKDSFAAEALALLKAGNVDLSGVGQSFASTGTALILVGADGENVIAVVPGANDSVVPGDIAKAFLKKGDVVLLQHEIPLQAVDATLDAARAAGAVSVLNTAPFRAEAAGFVGKADYAVANETEFDLYGEALALSGRDRPARMRDYAKKTGRAIVVTLGGDGVLAATPDDFLTVPALKITPVDTVGAGDTFCGYFGAGLSSGLPLQEALTRAAAAGSLACLKPGAQPAIPPAKDVDAALAAAR; from the coding sequence TTGATTATCGTTGTCGGCTCTATCAACCTCGACCTCATCGCCAATGTCGACCGCTTGCCGGCGCCCGGCGAGACGGTGCGCGGTTCCGGCTTCGCCACCGCGCCCGGCGGCAAGGGCGCCAACCAGGCCCTGGCCGCGGCGCGCGCCGGCGCGCAAGTGCGCATGGTAGGCGCGGTCGGCAAGGATAGCTTTGCCGCCGAGGCGCTCGCCCTTCTCAAGGCCGGCAATGTCGATCTGTCCGGTGTCGGCCAGAGCTTCGCCTCCACCGGCACGGCGTTGATCCTGGTCGGCGCTGATGGAGAGAACGTCATCGCCGTCGTGCCGGGCGCCAATGATTCGGTGGTGCCGGGCGATATCGCCAAGGCCTTCCTCAAAAAGGGCGACGTCGTGCTCTTGCAGCATGAGATCCCGCTGCAGGCGGTCGACGCCACACTCGACGCGGCGCGCGCGGCGGGCGCTGTCAGCGTGCTCAACACCGCCCCTTTCCGTGCCGAGGCCGCCGGCTTCGTCGGCAAGGCCGATTATGCCGTCGCCAACGAAACCGAGTTCGATCTCTATGGCGAGGCGCTGGCGCTTTCGGGGCGCGATCGCCCTGCCCGCATGCGCGACTATGCCAAGAAGACAGGCCGCGCCATCGTCGTCACGCTCGGTGGCGACGGAGTGCTGGCCGCCACGCCGGACGATTTCCTCACCGTTCCGGCGCTGAAGATCACGCCGGTCGACACGGTCGGCGCGGGCGACACCTTCTGCGGTTATTTCGGCGCCGGCCTGTCGTCCGGCCTGCCGCTTCAGGAGGCGCTCACCCGCGCCGCCGCGGCTGGCTCGCTCGCCTGCCTCAAACCCGGCGCGCAGCCGGCAATTCCACCGGCAAAGGATGTCGACGCCGCCTTGGCGGCGGCGCGGTAA
- a CDS encoding DUF1150 family protein, with protein MTRTDETTTMTSGELAHLGEGSVAYLRKVSSDDLRGRFPGLDEIAPGMELWALFAANGQPILLSDARDRALAGARENDLTTVAIH; from the coding sequence ATGACCAGAACTGACGAAACGACCACCATGACCAGCGGCGAACTCGCCCATCTCGGCGAAGGTTCGGTCGCCTATCTCAGGAAAGTGTCGAGCGACGACCTGCGCGGCCGCTTCCCCGGCCTCGACGAAATCGCGCCCGGTATGGAGCTGTGGGCGCTGTTTGCCGCCAACGGCCAGCCGATCCTGCTTTCCGATGCCCGGGACCGGGCGCTGGCGGGTGCGCGGGAGAACGACCTGACCACAGTCGCGATCCACTAA
- a CDS encoding nucleoside hydrolase, with translation MPQSRKIIIDTDPGQDDAVAILLALGSSELEIVAITAVAGNVPLKLTQNNARKICELAGRPDIKVHAGAIRPLARELVTAEEVHGKTGLNGPQLPEPTMPLQEQYAVDFIVETLMREESGTITLCPLGPLTNIALSLIREPRIAPRIKEIVLMGGGFFEGGNVTPAAEFNIYVDPQAADLVFKSGIPIVMMPLDVTHKALTTSKRTQAFRQLGTKVGTATAEMLEFFERYDEEKYGTDGGPLHDPCVIAYLIKPELFKGRHCNVSVETTSELTMGMTVIDWWGVTKRKKNAMVMRDIDHDGFFALLVERLGRL, from the coding sequence ATGCCCCAGTCCAGAAAGATCATCATCGACACCGATCCCGGCCAGGACGATGCCGTCGCCATATTGCTGGCGCTCGGCAGTTCCGAGCTGGAGATCGTCGCCATCACTGCGGTTGCCGGCAACGTGCCGCTGAAACTGACCCAGAACAACGCCCGCAAGATCTGCGAACTGGCCGGCCGGCCCGACATCAAGGTCCATGCCGGTGCCATCCGGCCGCTGGCGCGCGAACTCGTCACCGCCGAGGAAGTGCACGGCAAGACCGGCCTCAACGGCCCGCAACTACCCGAGCCGACCATGCCGTTGCAGGAACAATACGCCGTCGATTTCATCGTCGAGACGCTGATGCGCGAGGAAAGCGGCACGATCACGCTCTGCCCGCTCGGGCCGCTCACCAACATCGCGCTGTCGCTGATCCGCGAGCCGAGGATCGCGCCGCGCATCAAGGAAATCGTCTTGATGGGCGGCGGCTTCTTCGAGGGCGGCAATGTCACGCCGGCCGCCGAATTCAACATCTATGTCGACCCGCAGGCCGCCGATCTGGTGTTCAAATCGGGCATTCCGATCGTGATGATGCCGCTCGACGTCACCCACAAGGCGCTGACCACGTCCAAGCGCACGCAGGCTTTCCGCCAGCTCGGCACCAAGGTCGGCACCGCGACCGCCGAGATGCTGGAGTTCTTCGAGCGCTACGACGAGGAAAAATACGGCACCGATGGCGGGCCGCTGCACGATCCGTGCGTGATCGCCTATCTGATCAAGCCCGAGCTGTTCAAGGGCCGCCATTGCAACGTCAGCGTCGAGACGACCTCCGAGCTCACCATGGGCATGACGGTGATCGACTGGTGGGGTGTCACCAAGCGGAAAAAGAACGCCATGGTGATGCGCGACATCGACCATGACGGCTTCTTCGCGCTGCTGGTCGAGAGGCTGGGGCGGCTGTAA
- the hpf gene encoding ribosome hibernation-promoting factor, HPF/YfiA family, with product MNLRISGKHMDIGDAFRTRINDRVGEAIEKYFDRGFSGHVTVIKSGSRFSADCMVRLDSGASLQATGDAQDPTLAFEAAADRLETRLRRYKRRLKSRNTGNGNGEEPTDIAYTVMAPLTDDEEDIPEDFAPVIVAESSMTLRTMSVASAVIELDNSDSPVFLFRNAGTDHLNIVYRRPDGNIGWIDPSTTKVAQG from the coding sequence ATGAATCTACGCATTTCGGGAAAACACATGGACATCGGCGATGCGTTCCGCACACGCATCAACGACCGGGTCGGCGAGGCGATCGAGAAATATTTCGATCGGGGTTTTTCAGGACATGTCACGGTCATCAAATCGGGGTCGCGTTTCTCCGCCGACTGCATGGTCCGGCTCGATTCCGGCGCTTCGCTGCAGGCGACCGGCGACGCCCAGGATCCGACGCTGGCCTTCGAGGCGGCCGCCGACCGCCTTGAAACGCGGCTGCGGCGCTACAAGCGCCGGCTGAAGTCGCGCAATACGGGCAACGGCAATGGCGAAGAGCCGACCGACATCGCCTACACCGTGATGGCTCCTCTCACCGACGATGAGGAAGATATTCCGGAGGACTTCGCTCCGGTCATCGTCGCCGAATCAAGCATGACGCTGCGGACCATGTCGGTGGCTTCGGCGGTCATCGAACTCGACAACAGCGACAGCCCGGTCTTCTTGTTCCGCAACGCCGGAACTGACCATCTCAACATCGTCTACCGCCGGCCGGACGGCAATATCGGCTGGATCGATCCGTCGACGACCAAAGTCGCGCAGGGATAA
- the lptB gene encoding LPS export ABC transporter ATP-binding protein — MAGVTSLLARLPGRAAAQPAAPATVGADKAKFKGTLIAKGLTKSYKGRKVVSGVTLGVRAGEAVGLLGPNGAGKTTCFYMVTGLVPVDEGSIEIDGFDVTSMPMYRRARLGIGYLPQEASIFRGLNVEQNIRAVLEVVEKSRKERERTLDELLEEFHISHLRKAPSMSLSGGERRRLEIARALATRPAYMLLDEPFAGIDPIAVADIQQLVRHLTARGIGVLITDHNVRETLGLIDRAYIIHAGQVLTHGRADEIVANADVRRLYLGEGFTL; from the coding sequence ATGGCCGGCGTGACTTCGCTGCTGGCCCGTCTCCCGGGACGGGCAGCCGCACAACCCGCTGCGCCGGCGACGGTCGGCGCCGACAAGGCGAAGTTCAAGGGCACCCTGATCGCCAAGGGGCTGACCAAGAGCTACAAGGGCCGCAAGGTGGTGAGCGGTGTGACGCTCGGCGTGCGCGCCGGTGAGGCTGTCGGCCTGCTCGGCCCCAACGGCGCTGGCAAGACCACCTGTTTCTACATGGTCACCGGCCTTGTTCCCGTCGACGAAGGTTCGATCGAGATCGACGGCTTCGATGTCACCTCGATGCCGATGTACCGGCGGGCCCGCCTCGGCATCGGCTATCTGCCGCAGGAAGCGTCGATCTTCCGCGGCCTGAATGTCGAGCAGAACATCCGGGCCGTGCTGGAGGTGGTGGAAAAGAGCCGCAAGGAACGCGAGCGCACGCTCGACGAGCTGCTCGAGGAGTTTCACATCAGCCATCTGCGCAAGGCGCCGTCCATGTCGCTGTCGGGCGGCGAACGGCGTCGCCTCGAAATCGCGCGGGCGCTGGCGACGCGGCCTGCCTATATGCTGCTCGACGAGCCCTTCGCCGGCATCGATCCGATCGCCGTCGCCGACATCCAGCAGCTCGTTCGCCACCTCACGGCGCGCGGCATCGGCGTCTTGATCACCGACCACAATGTGCGCGAGACGCTCGGTCTGATCGACCGCGCCTACATCATCCATGCCGGTCAGGTGCTGACGCATGGCCGCGCCGACGAGATCGTCGCCAATGCCGATGTGCGGCGTCTCTATCTCGGCGAGGGTTTCACGCTCTGA